In one window of Thermotoga sp. Mc24 DNA:
- the fliS gene encoding flagellar export chaperone FliS yields the protein MKENTYLEKMVMTASPAKLVQMLYEKAIEVLKEAENLLADKKFVEFNEKVTRAQDIITELNLSLDMEKGGTIAQNLRALYNYMFQRLVEGNVKKDVEKIKEVRGMLEELLEVWKEAVKKAGNVTPPEKKQGGLNLMG from the coding sequence ATGAAGGAAAACACCTATCTTGAAAAGATGGTGATGACCGCAAGTCCCGCTAAGCTCGTTCAGATGCTCTACGAGAAGGCGATAGAAGTTTTGAAAGAGGCCGAGAATTTGTTGGCCGATAAAAAATTCGTTGAGTTCAACGAGAAAGTGACGAGGGCACAGGACATCATCACCGAGCTCAACCTTTCCCTCGACATGGAAAAGGGTGGGACGATCGCACAGAACCTGAGAGCCCTTTACAACTACATGTTCCAGAGGCTTGTTGAGGGGAACGTGAAAAAAGATGTGGAAAAAATCAAGGAAGTTCGTGGAATGCTCGAAGAACTGCTCGAAGTTTGGAAAGAAGCCGTGAAGAAGGCGGGAAACGTGACTCCTCCCGAAAAAAAGCAAGGGGGGTTGAATCTCATGGGGTGA
- a CDS encoding GNAT family N-acetyltransferase: protein MTIKKASEVSVIDLVNLVNEIFRDYAVPVNWDVYNFNLDVRENSISLDDSFVFFEDGVPVGFILLCIRKDRGRIDSMGVIKPKRGTGLADMILKHALEHLMWKGVKSVVLEVVADDQRAVRFYEKNGFKKKRELYSYFFDRRIDGTGTVKFFETDEKRIHMYALKARTDFKRNPNWQRECTTLLLADGRYRMERASWREGEGYLVWGETSQSVYIVDAFALRGSMDEFIRECVDHIQKESGKTTVTCTAVPEDDPLSRSFEMNGFQRVLVQYEMELKLS, encoded by the coding sequence GTGACCATAAAGAAAGCGAGTGAAGTTTCTGTGATAGATCTTGTGAACCTCGTGAATGAGATTTTCAGGGATTATGCGGTACCCGTGAACTGGGATGTTTACAACTTCAACCTCGATGTGAGAGAAAATTCGATCTCTCTTGACGATTCTTTCGTGTTTTTTGAAGATGGAGTTCCGGTGGGATTCATCCTCCTATGCATAAGGAAAGACAGAGGTAGAATAGACTCCATGGGAGTGATCAAACCGAAAAGAGGAACAGGCCTCGCAGATATGATCTTGAAGCATGCGCTGGAACATCTCATGTGGAAAGGTGTAAAGAGCGTTGTTCTCGAAGTTGTAGCGGATGATCAAAGAGCGGTTCGATTTTACGAGAAGAATGGTTTCAAAAAGAAAAGGGAGCTCTACAGTTATTTCTTTGACAGGAGGATAGATGGAACGGGTACGGTGAAGTTCTTCGAAACGGACGAGAAAAGGATCCATATGTACGCCCTCAAGGCGAGAACGGATTTTAAAAGAAACCCGAACTGGCAAAGGGAGTGTACCACTCTCCTTCTTGCGGATGGGCGATATCGAATGGAGAGAGCAAGCTGGAGAGAGGGAGAAGGGTACCTGGTCTGGGGTGAGACTTCCCAGAGTGTCTACATAGTGGACGCTTTTGCCCTGCGTGGAAGCATGGACGAGTTCATCAGAGAGTGTGTGGATCATATACAAAAAGAGAGCGGAAAAACTACTGTGACATGCACAGCAGTGCCCGAAGATGATCCTCTTTCTCGTTCATTCGAAATGAATGGCTTCCAGAGAGT